A window of the Halopseudomonas phragmitis genome harbors these coding sequences:
- a CDS encoding ParA family protein — translation MRVWAVANQKGGVGKTTSAVALAGLLADQGQRVLVVDLDPHGSMTSYFGHDPDNLTSSVFNLFQHNGQVPDGLAEALLLNTSHENIRLMPSSTSLATLERQSAGQGGFGLVISRALAQLWGDYQFAIIDSPPLLGVSMINALAACEQLVIPVQTEFLALKGLERMVHTLNMVNRSRKQELPYTIVPTLFDRRTQASLNTLKLLRRDYADHLWQAFIPIDTKLRDASLAGMVPSRMDANGRGVLAYRALLRYLLAQSLPRKEQVA, via the coding sequence ATGAGAGTTTGGGCCGTGGCCAATCAGAAAGGCGGGGTGGGCAAGACCACTTCGGCGGTGGCGTTGGCTGGCCTGTTGGCAGACCAGGGGCAGCGCGTGCTGGTGGTCGATCTCGACCCGCACGGCTCGATGACCAGTTATTTTGGTCATGACCCGGACAATCTCACCAGCAGCGTATTCAATCTGTTTCAGCACAATGGTCAGGTTCCTGACGGTTTGGCCGAGGCGCTGTTGCTCAATACCTCCCACGAAAATATCCGCCTGATGCCCTCGAGCACCTCGCTGGCGACCCTGGAGCGCCAGTCGGCCGGGCAGGGTGGCTTTGGCCTGGTCATCTCCCGGGCCCTGGCCCAGCTTTGGGGTGACTATCAGTTCGCTATTATCGACAGCCCACCCTTGCTCGGGGTGTCGATGATCAATGCCCTGGCCGCCTGTGAGCAGTTGGTGATCCCGGTTCAGACCGAGTTTCTGGCACTCAAGGGCCTGGAGCGGATGGTCCATACCCTGAATATGGTCAATCGCTCGCGCAAACAGGAACTGCCCTATACCATTGTGCCGACCCTGTTCGACCGGCGTACCCAGGCTTCGCTGAATACCCTGAAACTGCTGCGCCGCGACTACGCTGATCATCTATGGCAAGCCTTCATTCCTATCGATACCAAACTGCGTGACGCCAGTCTGGCCGGGATGGTGCCGTCGCGGATGGATGCCAACGGTCGCGGAGTGCTGGCCTACCGGGCGTTATTGCGCTATCTGTTGGCGCAGTCGCTGCCGCGCAAGGAACAGGTAGCCTAA
- a CDS encoding protein-glutamate methylesterase/protein-glutamine glutaminase, with amino-acid sequence MAVKVLVVDDSGFFRRRVTEILAGDPQIQVVGTATNGKEAIEQTQALRPDVITMDYEMPVMDGISAVKQIMQRCPTPVLMFSSLTYEGARVSLDALDAGAADYLPKNFEDISRNPDKVRQLLCERVHALARTNRRSLGIAPATVSAPSVSSRPLTGSASAPRSSEPPAPRSSSPAPRKRSYKLVAIGTSTGGPVALQKVLTQLPASFPAPLVLIQHMPAAFTKAFAERLDKLCRISVKEAEDGDILRPGLALLAPGGKQMMVDGRGAIRILPGDERLNYKPCVDVTFGSAAKAFGDKVLAVVLTGMGADGREGARMLKQAGSSVWAQDEASCVIYGMPMAVAKANLADGIYSLDDIGRYLAEIG; translated from the coding sequence ATGGCGGTCAAGGTTCTGGTGGTGGACGATTCAGGCTTCTTTCGCCGCCGGGTGACGGAGATCCTTGCGGGTGACCCGCAGATCCAGGTGGTCGGCACGGCCACCAATGGCAAGGAGGCTATCGAGCAGACCCAGGCGCTGCGCCCCGATGTAATCACTATGGATTATGAAATGCCGGTCATGGATGGCATTTCCGCAGTCAAGCAGATCATGCAGCGCTGCCCAACGCCGGTACTGATGTTTTCTTCGCTCACCTACGAGGGCGCACGGGTCAGCCTGGATGCGCTGGACGCCGGTGCGGCGGATTATCTGCCGAAAAATTTTGAAGACATTTCGCGCAACCCGGACAAGGTCCGGCAACTGCTATGCGAGCGGGTACATGCCCTGGCGCGCACCAACCGGCGTTCGTTGGGTATTGCTCCGGCGACGGTCAGTGCGCCGTCAGTCTCCAGTCGGCCATTGACCGGCAGTGCCTCGGCGCCTCGCAGTAGTGAACCTCCAGCACCGCGCTCCAGCAGTCCGGCTCCGCGCAAGCGCAGTTACAAACTGGTGGCGATCGGTACTTCCACGGGGGGGCCGGTGGCCCTGCAAAAAGTCCTGACCCAGTTGCCTGCCAGTTTTCCGGCGCCGCTGGTGCTGATTCAACACATGCCGGCAGCGTTCACCAAGGCGTTTGCCGAGCGCCTCGACAAGCTCTGCCGTATCAGTGTCAAGGAAGCTGAAGATGGCGACATCCTGCGCCCAGGGCTGGCGTTGCTGGCGCCGGGCGGCAAGCAAATGATGGTCGATGGCCGCGGCGCCATCCGAATCCTTCCCGGCGATGAACGGCTCAACTACAAACCCTGTGTCGACGTAACCTTCGGGTCTGCCGCCAAGGCCTTTGGCGACAAGGTGCTGGCCGTGGTCCTGACTGGCATGGGCGCCGATGGTCGAGAAGGTGCACGGATGCTCAAGCAGGCCGGCAGCTCGGTCTGGGCCCAGGACGAGGCCAGTTGTGTTATCTACGGCATGCCGATGGCCGTGGCCAAGGCCAATCTGGCTGACGGTATCTACAGTCTCGACGACATCGGTCGTTATCTGGCAGAGATCGGCTAA
- a CDS encoding flagellar motor protein: MDILSVIGVILAFVAIIGGNYLEGGHAAALINGPAALIVIGGTLGAAFIQTPLPVYKRSLAILGWIFFPPTSRLQQGITQVINWSNVARKEGLLGLEGVADTEPDLYARKGLQLLVDGSEPEALRSILEVELITRENHDLAAAKVYESMGGYSPTIGIIGAVMGLIHVMSNLADPSALGSGIAVAFVATIYGVALANLFLLPVANKLKSVVMQQSRYREMILEGLLSIAEGENPRSIEMKLEGFLE; the protein is encoded by the coding sequence ATGGATATTCTCAGCGTCATTGGCGTCATTCTGGCTTTTGTCGCCATCATCGGCGGCAACTACCTGGAAGGTGGGCATGCTGCGGCGCTGATCAACGGTCCGGCGGCGCTGATCGTCATCGGCGGCACCTTGGGCGCGGCCTTCATCCAGACACCACTGCCAGTGTACAAACGCTCGCTGGCGATTCTCGGCTGGATCTTCTTTCCGCCGACCAGTCGCCTGCAGCAGGGGATTACCCAGGTCATCAACTGGAGCAATGTGGCCCGCAAGGAAGGCTTGCTGGGGCTGGAAGGGGTGGCCGATACCGAACCCGACCTGTACGCCCGCAAGGGTTTGCAACTGCTGGTTGACGGCAGTGAGCCGGAGGCGCTGCGCAGCATTCTCGAAGTTGAGCTGATCACCCGGGAAAATCACGACCTGGCCGCTGCCAAGGTGTATGAGAGCATGGGTGGCTACTCGCCAACCATCGGTATCATTGGCGCGGTCATGGGGCTGATCCATGTGATGAGCAATCTGGCTGATCCTTCGGCGCTGGGTAGCGGCATCGCTGTGGCCTTTGTCGCAACCATCTACGGGGTGGCGCTGGCCAACCTGTTTCTGCTGCCGGTGGCCAACAAGCTCAAGTCGGTAGTGATGCAGCAATCACGCTACCGGGAAATGATCCTCGAAGGGCTGCTATCGATCGCCGAAGGGGAAAATCCGCGCTCAATCGAAATGAAGCTGGAAGGCTTCCTGGAGTAG
- the motD gene encoding flagellar motor protein MotD, which translates to MRRRQHQEHENHERWLVSYADFITLLFAFFVVMYSISSVNEGKYKVLSDTLVGAFNQPQRSIEPIQIGEEIPRGLQRSDTQGISGGDADNLVDPLVDITTAMQQAFGDLIRAGDLEVRGNELWIEIELNSSLLFPSGDALPTDEAFGLIERIAEILAPYENPIHVEGFTDNQPIRSRLYPTNWELSAARAASVVRMLGNGGVNPERMAAVGYGEFKPVADNGTAAGRRANRRVVLLVSRYLDQRHQSWQGDAQDADAMRQARSQAGTGTAQ; encoded by the coding sequence ATGCGCCGGCGACAGCATCAGGAGCACGAAAACCACGAGCGCTGGCTGGTCTCGTACGCAGACTTTATTACCCTGCTGTTCGCCTTTTTCGTGGTCATGTACTCGATTTCCTCGGTCAATGAAGGCAAGTACAAGGTGCTGTCTGACACGCTGGTGGGTGCCTTCAATCAGCCGCAGCGCTCTATCGAACCGATCCAGATCGGTGAGGAAATTCCGCGTGGCTTGCAACGCAGCGATACCCAGGGTATCAGTGGCGGCGATGCCGACAATCTTGTCGATCCGTTGGTGGACATCACCACGGCCATGCAGCAGGCCTTCGGTGATCTGATTCGTGCTGGTGATCTGGAAGTGCGTGGCAACGAACTGTGGATCGAGATCGAACTCAACTCCAGTTTGCTGTTTCCTAGTGGCGATGCACTGCCGACCGATGAAGCTTTTGGTCTGATCGAGCGGATCGCTGAGATCCTTGCGCCCTATGAGAATCCGATTCATGTCGAGGGCTTTACCGACAATCAGCCGATCCGCTCGCGCCTGTATCCGACCAACTGGGAGCTGTCCGCTGCCAGAGCCGCCAGCGTGGTGCGCATGCTCGGCAATGGTGGAGTAAACCCGGAACGGATGGCCGCAGTAGGCTATGGTGAATTCAAGCCGGTTGCCGACAACGGCACCGCTGCCGGCCGGCGAGCCAACCGGCGGGTGGTCTTGCTGGTTTCGCGCTATCTTGATCAGCGTCACCAGTCTTGGCAGGGTGATGCTCAGGATGCCGACGCCATGCGCCAGGCTCGGAGCCAGGCTGGCACGGGAACTGCACAGTAG